The nucleotide window ACCGGCAACGTGTCGCGACCCGCGAGGTACGCACCGGTCAGCGACTTCCGGTTCTTCAGCAGGTCCTTGTAGCTACCGCTGTGCACGACGTGGCCGCCGTGCTCGCCGGCCCGGGGACCGATGTCGACGATCCAGTCGGCCGCGCGGATGGTGTCCTCGTCGTGTTCGACGACGATGAGTGTGTTGCCGAGATCCCGAAGACGGGTCAGCGTGTCGATGAGCCGGCGGTTGTCGCGCTGGTGCAGACCGATCGACGGCTCGTCGAGGACGTAGAGCACGCCCGCGAGGCCGGATCCGATCTGGGTGGCCAGTCGGATGCGCTGTGCCTCACCGCCCGACAGCGAACCCGCCGCGCGCTCCAGGGACAGGTACTCGAGCCCGACGTCGAGCAGGAACCGGATGCGGGCCTGGACCTCTTTGAGGACACGGCCGGCGATGGCTGCCTGCCGCGAGTCGAGCTGCAGCTGGTCGAGGAAGTCGGCACAGTCGGCGACCGACAGTGCACACACCTCGGCGATCGACTTCGGCCCGTACTCCGGGTGATCGAGCGTCACCGCGAGGATCTCGGGGCGGAGGCGCGCACCCTGACATGCGGGGCACGGCACGTCGCGCATGTAGCCCTCGTAGCGCTCCTTCATCTGCTCGGACTCGGTCTGGTCCATGCGGCGCGCGAGGAACGAGAGGACACCCTCGAACTCGGTGTAGTACGACCGGGTCCGGCCGTATCGGTTGCGGAACTTGACGTGGACCTGGTGATCGCTGCCGTTGAGCAGAGCCCGACGCGCCTTAATGGGCAGCTTCTTCCAGGGCGTGTTGATGTCGAACTTCATCTGGTCGGCCAGACCCGACATCAGCCGGAGGAAATAGTCGGCGTTGTGTCCGGTCGACCACGGCGCGATCGCACCTTCGGCGAGTGACATCTCCGGGTCGGGCACGACGAGTTCCTCGTCGACCTCCTTGCGGACGCCGAGCCCGTCGCATTCCGGGCAGGCGCCGTAGGGCGAGTTGAACGAGAACGACCGCGGTTCGAGGTCGTCGATCGCGATCGGGTGCGCGTTCGGGCAGGCCATCCGCTCCGAGAAGCGCCGCTCGCGCTCCGGGTCGTCCTCGTCGAGGTCGACGAAGTCGAGCACGATGATGCCGTCGGCCAGGCGCAGACCGGTCTCGACCGAATCAGTCAGGCGCTGTTTGGCACTGCTCTTGACCACCAGACGGTCCACGACCACCTCGATGTCGTGCTTCTCCTGCTTCTTCAACTTCGGCGGATCGGTCAGCGGGTGCACGACCCCGTCGATGCGCGCACGTGAGAAGCCCTGCGTCTGGAGTTCGGCGAACAGATCGACGAACTCACCCTTGCGGGTGCGGACAACCGGCGCGAGGACCTGGAAACGCGTGCCTTCGTCCATCGCGAGGACCTGGTCGACGATCTGCTGAGGCGTCTGCTTGGCGATGGGCTCGCCGCAGATCGGGCAGTGCGCCTTGCCCGCGCGGGCGTAGAGCAGACGTAGGTAGTCGTAGACCTCGGTGATCGTGCCGACGGTCGACCGAGGATTGCGGTTGGTGGACTTCTGATCGATGGACACCGCGGGCGAGAGACCCTCGATGAAGTCCACGTCCGGCTTGTCCATCTGCCCGAGGAACTGCCTCGCGTAGGCGGACAGCGACTCGACGTAGCGCCGCTGTCCCTCGGCGAAGATCGTGTCGAAGGCGAGGGACGACTTGCCCGATCCCGACAGCCCGGTGAAGACGATGAGGCTGTCCCGGGGCAGGTCGACATCGATGCCGCGCAGATTGTGTTCGCGGGCACCTCGGACGATCAGACGATCAACCACTGCAGTCCTAACATTCTCGAGTCACAGGGCGCACGGCCGGCGCAGGGGCACAGTACCGACGGCCACCGACAGGATCGTCATCACGAGCTCGCCCCGGGAAAGATTCGGAGCCCGACGACCGGGCGATCGGTCTCGCCGCCCGTGTGTCATCGTCGAACCGATAGTCCAGGATACGCGCGCCACGCAAACCCTCAGGGTCACGACCGTCACATTCCGGCCGCCCGCTGTCATAGCCTGTCGGCATGACCTCCGAAGCGACACCGATCAGTGACACCTACACCGGCGATCTCTCCGAGTCGAAGACCCCGCAGCGCCGCACGCTGTCGTCGGCCACGATCGTGAAGTTGTCCGTCGGTCCGATGGACAACAACGTCTACGTGGTGACCTCCCGCGCGACAGGTGATCAGCTGATCATCGACGCAGCCAACGACGCGGACACGATCACCGAGGTGCTCTCGGCTGTCGAGGGGACCCCGAAACTGATCTTCACGACCCATCAACACTTCGACCATTGGCAGGCCCTCGCCGCTGTGGCCGAGTCGACCGGGGTTCCCACCGCTGCCGGACGACTCGACGCCGGCGAACTCCCGGTCGCACCCGACCGCCTCGTCGACGACGGTGACGTGATCGAGGTCGGCGACCTCTCCTTCGAGGCCATCCACCTCGTCGGACACACTCCGGGGTCGATCGCCCTCGCCCTCACCGACGTGAGTGACGGCGGCGAGCGAACCGTGCACCTGTTCACCGGCGACTGCCTCTTCCCGGGCGGCATCGGGAAGACCTGGAAGCCGGAGGACTTCGACACCCTCCTCGAGGATGTCTCGACGAAGCTGTTCGACCGGTTCGACGACTCGACCGTCGTCTATCCCGGACATGGCAAGGACACGACTCTGGGTGCCGAGCGCGGGTCGTTGCCGGACTGGCGCGAGCGCCGCTGGTGACCACTGCGGCGCGAGCGTCGCGGGTGACCACTGTGGCGCGAGCGACGCTCGTGAACACCGGGTGTTTGGTCTTCGTCGTGGACGGTTACCTGTTCATCGGATCGTTCGGCGAGACGTGACCCGGGAGGCCCCGCGAGCGGCAAACTCTTCACGGCACGCCGAGTGACCTGCAGATTCGTCGCGAGGGGGTAGCGTTGAACGGGCCAGAAACGTGCTTCACCCGACGGATCTCGATAGCCAAACCCGACTGAAGAAGGTTGTGACCGATGATTCTCCGCCGTATAGCCCGTCCGCTCCTCGCCTCGGCGTTCGTCGCCAGCGGCGTGGACGCCATCCGGAGCCCCAAACCGATCGCGCAATCCGCGGAACCGGTTGTGGACAAGGCCCGGTCGTCGCTCCCGCCGGAGGTGGCCGGCCGGATCCCGGAGAACACCGAGACGCTGGTCCAGATCAACGCGGCCGCCCAGATCGGCGGCGGCATCCTCCTCGCGACCGGTAAGTTCCCGCGAGTCGCGTCGGTCGTCCTGGCCGGGACACTGATCCCGACCACCGCGGCCGGCACCGATTTCTGGAACGAGGCGGACCCGGTCAGGAAGGAAGCGCAGCGCAACGCCTTCATCAAGAACGTCGGTCTCCTCGGCGGCGTTCTCCTGGCTGCCGTCGACACCGAGGGCAAGCCCTCGCTCGCGTGGCGCGGACGTCAGAAGGCTTCCGCCGTCGCCGCGGCCCTGCCGATCGGTGCCGCCGCCGGGTCGTCGACCTGGGAACACCTCGTCGAACGCACGCACGACGGCGCCGAGATCGTCTCGGAGCGGTCTGCCGACGCCGCGGCGAAGTTCCGCGAGCACGCTCCCGAGATCGCCGAGGCCGCGCAGAAGCGTTCGCTCGAGTTCGCCGAGAAGGCTGCGGACACCGCATCCGACGTCGCCGACCGCATCCGTGACCGCGCCCCGGTTCTGGCCGATGCGGCGCTCGTTCGTTCGTCGGAACTCGCCGACACCGCTCTCGCGCGCTCGTCGGATCTCGCCGAGACCGCCCGCAAGCGAGGCCCGAAGCTCGTCAAGGAAGCGCAGAAGCGAGCCGAGAAGGCCCAGAAGCAGGCCAAGAAGGCGCAGAAGCAGGCCAAGAAGAAGGCTCCGAAGATCGCCGATTCCGCCCGCGACCGCGCGTCGGATCTCGCCGACACCGCGCGCAAGCGCGCACCCGAGTTCGCCGACGTGGCCCGTGACCGCTCCGCCGAGCTGGCCGACGTGGCCCGCGCACGATCGGCCGAGCTCGCCGAGACCGCGCGTCAGCTCGCCGCGGCCGCCGAGGACTCGGCCGATCAGGGCCGCAAGCGTCTGCGCAAGGCACGTCGCTGATCCCTCGGGATCCTTTCGCGCACGAGCACAAGATACGAGCACGACCCTGAACACAACCGATCTCACGACCACGGACGCGGTGCACCCGCCGGAGGATTATCCCTGGGTGCCCGCGTCCGTGGCGCTGAGAGAGGCAGTGCTACACGACGTGCTCGGCCATCCGGCGTTCGGGACCGTTCCGCCCGTCGGCGCCCGGCTGGTCGTCGCAGTCGGATCCAACGCAGCCCCGGACGTCCTGCGACGCAAGCTGGCGCACGTGCCGTCGGCGGACACGATCTGCCTGCGGGCAGTCCACGTCACGAACATCACAGTCGGCCATTCCGCGCATGTCGCAGCCCGCGGCTATCTACCTGCTGCCCCGGTCTTCGCAGGTCAACAGACAATCGGGACCATCGCGGCCTGGCTCGGTCCCGCACACGTCGCGGCACTGGACGCCACCGAACCCAACTACCATCGACAGACAGTGAATACGCGCGACCACCCCTTGACACATGGCCGGCCCGCCACTCTCCTCTCGGACGATCGGCCGCCCCTGCCCACGGATTTCGACCTCTACGTGTCCCGGCACGGCGTGCTCGCCGACCCGGCGACCGGTGAACCACTCCCCTTCGGTCCGCAGGCCGACGTTCTCGCATGGTTGTCCCGAAAGCTCGACGATGTGTCCCTCGCTGCCCCGGCATCGCAGGTGTGCACGCGACTGGCGGCCGATCCTCAGGCGACGACCGGTCGGATCCGGGCCGCCGGATTGTCCCGGCCGTGCGGGTCCGACGATCTGCTGCCGATCGGACACGGCCGATGACCGCGCTCTC belongs to Gordonia sp. KTR9 and includes:
- the uvrA gene encoding excinuclease ABC subunit UvrA, encoding MVDRLIVRGAREHNLRGIDVDLPRDSLIVFTGLSGSGKSSLAFDTIFAEGQRRYVESLSAYARQFLGQMDKPDVDFIEGLSPAVSIDQKSTNRNPRSTVGTITEVYDYLRLLYARAGKAHCPICGEPIAKQTPQQIVDQVLAMDEGTRFQVLAPVVRTRKGEFVDLFAELQTQGFSRARIDGVVHPLTDPPKLKKQEKHDIEVVVDRLVVKSSAKQRLTDSVETGLRLADGIIVLDFVDLDEDDPERERRFSERMACPNAHPIAIDDLEPRSFSFNSPYGACPECDGLGVRKEVDEELVVPDPEMSLAEGAIAPWSTGHNADYFLRLMSGLADQMKFDINTPWKKLPIKARRALLNGSDHQVHVKFRNRYGRTRSYYTEFEGVLSFLARRMDQTESEQMKERYEGYMRDVPCPACQGARLRPEILAVTLDHPEYGPKSIAEVCALSVADCADFLDQLQLDSRQAAIAGRVLKEVQARIRFLLDVGLEYLSLERAAGSLSGGEAQRIRLATQIGSGLAGVLYVLDEPSIGLHQRDNRRLIDTLTRLRDLGNTLIVVEHDEDTIRAADWIVDIGPRAGEHGGHVVHSGSYKDLLKNRKSLTGAYLAGRDTLPVPEIRRPIDRKRQLTVVGAREHNLRGIDVSFPLGVMTAVTGVSGSGKSTLVNDILATVLANKLNGARQVPGRHTRIKGLDNLDKLVQVDQSPIGRTPRSNPATYTGVFDKIRTLFAATTEAKVRGYQPGRFSFNVKGGRCEACTGEGTIKIEMNFLPDVYVPCEVCHGARYNRETLEVHYKGKTISEVLDMPIEEAADFFEPVTSIHRYLKTLVDVGLGYVRLGQPAPTLSGGEAQRVKLAAELQKRSMGRTVYILDEPTTGLHFEDIKKLLAVINGLVDKGNTVIVIEHNLDVIKTADWVIDMGPEGGAGGGTVVAEGVPEDIAATPGSHTGKFLAEIVDIDHAVASVG
- a CDS encoding MBL fold metallo-hydrolase is translated as MTSEATPISDTYTGDLSESKTPQRRTLSSATIVKLSVGPMDNNVYVVTSRATGDQLIIDAANDADTITEVLSAVEGTPKLIFTTHQHFDHWQALAAVAESTGVPTAAGRLDAGELPVAPDRLVDDGDVIEVGDLSFEAIHLVGHTPGSIALALTDVSDGGERTVHLFTGDCLFPGGIGKTWKPEDFDTLLEDVSTKLFDRFDDSTVVYPGHGKDTTLGAERGSLPDWRERRW
- a CDS encoding DoxX family protein; amino-acid sequence: MILRRIARPLLASAFVASGVDAIRSPKPIAQSAEPVVDKARSSLPPEVAGRIPENTETLVQINAAAQIGGGILLATGKFPRVASVVLAGTLIPTTAAGTDFWNEADPVRKEAQRNAFIKNVGLLGGVLLAAVDTEGKPSLAWRGRQKASAVAAALPIGAAAGSSTWEHLVERTHDGAEIVSERSADAAAKFREHAPEIAEAAQKRSLEFAEKAADTASDVADRIRDRAPVLADAALVRSSELADTALARSSDLAETARKRGPKLVKEAQKRAEKAQKQAKKAQKQAKKKAPKIADSARDRASDLADTARKRAPEFADVARDRSAELADVARARSAELAETARQLAAAAEDSADQGRKRLRKARR